The genome window GCGCGGCCGCCCAGATGTTGTGATTTTGTTGCAATAAATTAGCACATAAATCAGCGCCAATTCTGCCATTAGCCCCAATGATAAAAAAATTCATAAAAAACCTCCTAAAAACCCTCGTCAAAACGAGTTTTTTCAACTAATATTAAACCTAGACAAAAATGATGAGGAAAATATGGTAAAAGACGTAGACAAGATTATCGTACTCGATTTCGGGAGCCAATACAATCAATTGATTACGCGCCGAATTCGAGAAATGGGCATTTATTCAGAATTATTAGATCACACGGTTTCAGCTGATCAAATCCGCGAACTGCAACCGAAAGGGATTATTTTTTCGGGTGGACCGATGAGCGTTTATGATGAAAATGCATATTCGGTCGACCGTGAAATTTATGAAATGGGTATTCCAATTTTAGGGATTTGTTATGGAATGCAGTTGATGGTTTATAACCTCGGCGGTTCGGTGATTCCAAGCGAGGATCGAGAATATGGGCATGCAGACATTAAGGTTTTAAATCCAGATTCTTTACTTTTTGAAGGGTTACCGGAAGAAGAGCCAGTTTGGATGAGTCATGGTGATTTGGTTCGGGAGCTTCCAGCAGGTTTTAGTAAATTGGCTGAGAGCGCCAATACGCCATTTGCGGCGATGGAAAATCCTCGTAAGAAATTTTATGGCGTTCAGTTCCATGCAGAAGTTCGTCATACAAAATACGGAATGGATATGCTGCGTCATTTTGCTTTTGATATTTGTCAGGCAAAAGCTAATTGGACAATGGAAGATTTTATCGATACACAGGTAGAAAAAATCCGTCAGGAAGTAGGCAGTGAGAAAGTTCTTCTCGGCTTATCTGGCGGCGTTGATTCAAGTGTAGTTGCAATGCTTTTGCATCGGGCAATCGGGGATCAGCTAACTTGTATTTTTGTCGATCATGGTCTTTTAAGACAAGGCGAAGCGGAACAAGTCATGGCAAGTTTAAGCGATCGATTCGGGCTTAATGTTATTAAAGTTGATGCGTCAAAAACATTTTTAGATAAGTTAAAAGGGGTCACTGATCCCGAACAAAAGCGCAAGATTATTGGAAAAGAATTTATTGATACCTTTGATGCTGAAGCTTCAAAACTTAAAGGAATTAAGTTCTTAGCGCAAGGGACGCTTTACACTGACGTGATTGAATCAGGCACAAGTAACGCTCAGACGATTAAGTCACATCATAACGTTGGCGGGCTGCCAGAAGATATGCAGTTTAAGTTAATTGAACCATTGCGGACACTATTTAAAGATGAAGCCCGTGAGCTTGGTGAAAAATTAGGCTTACCACATGATCTCGTTTGGCGCCAACCATTCCCTGGTCCAGGACTCGCAATTCGAATTTTAGGTGAGATCACCGCTGACAAACTTGAGATTGTTCGAGTTAGTGATGCAATTTTGAGAGAAGAAGTGAAAAATGCGGGATTAGAAAGTGAAATCTGGCAATACTTTACCGTTTTAACAGGTGTGCGCAGCGTTGGGGTGATGGGCGACGGCAGAACGTTTGATTATACTATTGCCGTGCGTGCCATTACTTCAATTGATGGCATGACCGCTGACTTTTACCGCATGGATTGGGATCTGATGCAAAAGATTTCAACTAG of Xylocopilactobacillus apicola contains these proteins:
- the guaA gene encoding glutamine-hydrolyzing GMP synthase — protein: MVKDVDKIIVLDFGSQYNQLITRRIREMGIYSELLDHTVSADQIRELQPKGIIFSGGPMSVYDENAYSVDREIYEMGIPILGICYGMQLMVYNLGGSVIPSEDREYGHADIKVLNPDSLLFEGLPEEEPVWMSHGDLVRELPAGFSKLAESANTPFAAMENPRKKFYGVQFHAEVRHTKYGMDMLRHFAFDICQAKANWTMEDFIDTQVEKIRQEVGSEKVLLGLSGGVDSSVVAMLLHRAIGDQLTCIFVDHGLLRQGEAEQVMASLSDRFGLNVIKVDASKTFLDKLKGVTDPEQKRKIIGKEFIDTFDAEASKLKGIKFLAQGTLYTDVIESGTSNAQTIKSHHNVGGLPEDMQFKLIEPLRTLFKDEARELGEKLGLPHDLVWRQPFPGPGLAIRILGEITADKLEIVRVSDAILREEVKNAGLESEIWQYFTVLTGVRSVGVMGDGRTFDYTIAVRAITSIDGMTADFYRMDWDLMQKISTRIVNETPRVNRVVYDVTSKPPATIEWE